A DNA window from Trichosurus vulpecula isolate mTriVul1 chromosome 2, mTriVul1.pri, whole genome shotgun sequence contains the following coding sequences:
- the LOC118838498 gene encoding olfactory receptor 52H1-like translates to MTTFNLSSYNPSFFTLVGIPGLEKYHIWIAIPFCGIYLVAIAGNCVLLHIIAVEHSLHEPMFLFLSMLAQTDLILSSTTVPKLLSNLWFGDKKITFSGCLTQMFFLHFSFVVDSAILLAMAYDRYVAICSPLRYTTILTHQVIIKIMLGIIIRSFCIIFPVVFLLKRLPFCQTRVIPHTYCEHIGVARLSCADISINIWYGFAVPIMTVLSDIVLIAVSYTIILSAVFHLPSHGARQKALGTCGSHICVILMFYTPAFFSILAHRFGHNVPQHVLILFANFYVAIPPALNPIVYGVKTMQIRDKILLLFSPKGTQ, encoded by the coding sequence ATGACCACATTCAACCTAAGCAGCTACAACCCCAGCTTCTTTACCCTAGTGGGGATCCCAGGGCTTGAGAAGTACCACATCTGGATCGCAATTCCTTTCTGTGGAATCTATCTTGTGGCCATTGCAGGTAACTGTGTCCTGCTGCACATCATTGCTGTGGAGCACAGTCTCCATGAGCCCatgttccttttcctctccatGCTGGCCCAAACTGACCTGATTCTGTCATCTACCACAGTGCCCAAATTGCTCAGTAACCTCTGGTTTGGTGACAAGAAAATCACCTTCTCAGGCTGCCTCACCCAAATGTTCTTCCTCCATTTCAGCTTTGTTGTGGATTCGGCAATACTACTGGCTATGGCATATGACCGTTATGTGGCCATATGTTCCCCACTGAGATACACCACCATCTTGACCCACCAGGTCATCATCAAGATTATGCTGGGAATCATCATCAGGAGCTTCTGTATCATCTTTCCAGTTGTTTTCTTGCTAAAGAGACTACCCTTTTGCCAAACTCGTGTCATCCCCCATACATATTGTGAACACATAGGTGTGGCTCGACTCTCCTGTGCTGACATCTCCATCAACATCTGGTATGGTTTTGCTGTGCCCATTATGACTGTGCTCTCTGACATTGTCCTCATTGCTGTCTCTTACACCATTATACTGAGTGCTGTCTTCCACCTTCCTTCTCATGGTGCCCGCCAGAAGGCTCTTGGAACCTGTGGGTCTCACATCTGTGTCATCCTCATGTTCTATACTCCagccttcttttccattcttgcCCATCGCTTTGGACACAATGTCCCACAGCATGTCCTTATCCTTTTTGCCAACTTTTATGTTGCCATTCCACCAGCTCTGAACCCCATTGTCTATGGAGTGAAGACCATGCAAATTCGTGATAAGATTCTCCTCCTATTTTCTCCAAAGGGGACACAGTGA